The following nucleotide sequence is from Podospora bellae-mahoneyi strain CBS 112042 chromosome 1 map unlocalized CBS112042p_1, whole genome shotgun sequence.
TGCAAGaccgagatcaagaaggactTGATcactgccactgctgctACTTCTGCCATGGGAACCTTTTTCATGGGTCTGCTCGCCAACctgtatgttttttttttttttttttacaccCAGCCAAAGATActggggggtgagggggtgatgtATGGAAGACTGACTGACTTCGTTCTTTGCGCAACCAACAGGCCAGTCGGTATTGCTCCTGGTATGGGTTTGAACGCCTACTTTGCCTACACCGTCGTCGGTTTCAACGGCGAAAACAGTGTCCCCTTCCAAACCGCTCTCACGGCTATCTTCATTGAAGGATTCATCTTCTTCGCTCTCGCTCTCCTCGGCATGCGCCAATGGCTCGCTCGCGCCATCCCTCGCTGCATTAAGCTCGCCACCTCTGTCGGTATCGGTCTGTTCTTGACAATCATCGGTTTGACTTACGCTCAAGGTATCGGTCTCGTCCTGCCCGGACAGGCCGTGCCCATTCAGCTTGCCGGCTGTCTCGAGGCTGACATTGCGGACGGCAAATGCCCCGACGGCGTCAAGATGCGCAGCCCCATGATGTGGATCGGCATCTTCTGCGGCGGTGTCTTCACAGCTATGCTCATGCTCTACCGCGTCAAGggcgccatcatcgccggTATCATTCTCGTGTCCATCATCTCTTGGCCCCGTGGCACCCCCGTCACCTACTTCCCCTACACCGAACTCGGCACcaacaacttcaacttcttcaagAAGGTTGTTGACTTTCACCCTATCCAGAACGTGCTGAACGTGGTCGACTTCAACATCTCGGGTGCGGACGGCGGTGCTTTTGGCCTCGCCCTCATCACGTTCCTGTACGTCGACATCCTGGACACCACGGGTACGTTGTATTCGATGGCTCGTTACGCCAACCTCGTCGACCCCGTCACCCAGGACTTTGAGGGCTCCACCATCGCTTACATGGTCGACTCGATCACCATTGTCATCGGCGCCATCCTGGGCACCCCTCCCGTCACCGCCTTTGTCGAGTCCGGCGCCGGTATCGGAGAAGGCGGCAAGACCGGTCTCACGGCCATGTGGACAGGTCTCtgcttcttcatctccatcttcttcgcccccATCTTTGCGTCCATCCCGCCCTGGGCCACCGGCTGCGTGCTCGTCCTTGTCGGGTCCATGATGGTGCAAGCCGTTGTGGACATCAACTGGAAGTACATTGGTGACGCCGTGCCAGCCTTCATCTGCATCGCCATCATGCCCTTCACCTACTCCATCGCTGACGGTCTGATCGCGGGCATCTGCCTGTACATCCTGATCAACTCGCTCGTTTGGATCATCGCCAAGGCGTCCGGCGGCAGGATTGTGCCCCCCAActttgaggagaaggagcccTGGAGCTGGAACCAGACTGGCGGTGTCATCCCTCCgtggatgaagaggttggcgagcGGCAAGAAGGATTTTTGGAGAAAGGAGCATGAGATTCCCGGCAGCCCTGCTTCCACCGAGGGGGTGACGGAGAAGATTGAGGGAAAGGATGCTGGGAGTGATAAGGGGGGGGTGAATGAagttgttggcgagggcaAGCCTGAGAAGGTTGCGTAAACACCCCCCGTTTgctgtgggaggggagggcgttggattttttttttttttttttggttttttttttttttttaattttctGTTGAATCATCATGGAGAGTGTTTTGGAATACGGTGGGGGTTTATATATTGGTTTTTTAATGGATGGGTGTATTACACATGTCGAAATGAGGAAAGGGTTGAGCTTGATACCCCCTGATTGCAATGAGAAAAGGTTGGAATGATGAAGCAGTAGAAATATGCCGCCGTCCAGGCTGTTTGTTCATCAGATGAACATGTTTTTTGAGCTGTTATGCATGTTGGCGTCGGTGCGTTTCCATGACAGCCAGGAACGCGGTGGTTGTTTGTCCAGCtagttaaatataatacCACCTGACTTTTATAAAGTTTTGCTTGCCCTTTTCTCTCGACACCGGACGCCCGGCGTTTGATGGAGCCTCTCTTTCCCGGTGTGTATGGCGATCCAATAGCAAAATTGGATGATCTGGCTCTGAATGTCGATGAAGTGGTGAAGCCTCGAATGGGGAAAAtggtttgcttttttttttttttttttttttttttttttttgtaaaagatcgtcgtcgtccagtTGGGCAATTGAGAGTGAGTTGAGTGATGGGAAACCTCCCGGCCAACCCACCACTTCCTCACGTGCTCTGTACTTTTGCCTTTAAACAAACCCCAGACCGCTTGACTCGAGATTTTCTGCTTTGGTGTCAAAGGGGAGATATAAATCATTTTCCTCCCCGCGTCTTcgaaccccttcccccttcccccttcccccccccccaacctcccagaAACTCCATCTTTTTGCCCCTCTCGCTTCATTCGTTCGTTTGCTCGTTTTATCTCCAACCCAGCTCGGGCTTTCCTATACTCGGCCTTCAAAGAGATTGATCGACGGGCAAAAACCATGACAGAGATGCAAATGGCGCCCCCTGAAGCAGCGGGCTCGACACGCTCGAGTCTTTCATGGTCAGTGCCCACGCCGACGGGTGCACCATGAAGGAAGGACACAAAGCCGCAACGGCAGAGCCAAAAGCCAAAGAGGAGCAAAGCCAAGGGCATCAACCGGGAGCCCCCTTTCCCCGGGCGGCCAGCTCACCATCGTCGACTTGGTCCTGTCCGTGCGTCACGGGCGGAGATGGACTTTGCTCCCTGTTCAACATCTGCCTGTCACTTGACTGTTCCTCGAGCAAAAGGCCGACGATGTTTGTTGGCCGGAGTGGTTGTTGCCCTGGACGAAGCACACACACAAGTACAATTGACACAAACAGCGCGGAATGCCAGGCCTGGACAGAATCCCTCCTGCTCCAAAACCATCCGGCTGCAAAACGCCACCTAGGAGCGAGGGTCATCATCTCGACGCAGGAACCGACCATCTATCACCCCAAAACTGTTGGACTTTGTGCAAGCGTGTGAAGGTAAGAGTTGGAGACTTAGCAAATGGGTTGATCCCACAACCAAAAATCACTGCACGTACATCATGATATCGTTTGCCAtcaaaaaacaccaaagTACTACTAGCCAGTAGAGCATATTCTCATAACCCCCTACCAGAAAGAAATCTATGTAACATGCAAATGAGTATACGCCCCTATCCTGCCTGTTTCCGTTTCAGTCCCGCGGTTGCCGCGGCCGCGCGCTCTATTGTTCTCTGttaaaaagggggggggtatCAATGATgtgaaacaaaaaaaacaaccagaaaaatccttttttctttttttccgTTTgtgcccctttttttttttttttttttttttggtgtcaCCGACGATGTGcaaagtgatgatgatgcatAAGCAGTGTCCAGAACCAGCAAATGAAATAAGCCAAAAGCTATGcgatgaaaaaaaaaaaaaaaaaaaaaaaaaaaaaaaaaaaagggatgttttttttttacacaGACAGAGCGCCTAGTGAAGAATGCGAGTTGTTCCGTCTCGCCTCGTCGGCACGCATGGCCTTTTCCAGCTCGGCGGCTTGACGCTCGGCATCGGCACCTGTCATGGGTCGACCGAGTGTCAGGTAACCGCTgtcctcgccctccaggGACATTGGGGTGACGGGTCCGGGACTGCCGAGCGGCGCCAGACGAGGGGATTTCGGCTTCGTCCTCAACTGACTGGCAACCAAGAACCCATCAGGCCCTCCGACGGCTGCTGGGAGAGCAGCACCGTTGGCTACCACCGACCTCGCAGCCATCGTGGCCTGCGCAACCATGTCACGCTGGTACTGTTGGATACGGCGTCTGACTTCGGAGCCGGATCGGGCATGCCCTTGTTCCCGACGCAGCTTTTGCCCCGGAGACTCGTGGCCAGCCGAGGAAGCGGGCTTTGCCGGTGTCGAgggccgctgctgctgggaacTCCTGCCGTGGCGTCTCTCCCAGTTCGTGGGGTAGTATTTTCCAAGAGGTAAGGCAATGGCATCGTGGTGGCCCGTTGGGATATACGACGTTGCGGGGACGTGAGCAGTGAGCGCAGTTGTTTTCGAGCGCTCGGAAAAGGGAAAGTGATCAGTTTCGTTTCTGATCGAGGTGCTCACGCTCATGGACAAGGGGCTCGCCGCCCGGTTGGTCGTGGACTCGGCAGCCTTTTGCCAGGAGTATTGTCTGGCCATGTCGGCGTCGTTGTGGAACGGATGGGGAATAGTGACCCGGGATTGGGGATCTTCGTGGAGAGGGAAGTATCCTCTGTACTGAATGAGCGTCCGAGTCGGCACACGACTGGCCGGGTGATGGCCAGACTGACTTGAAGttcggggggggggggatctGCTCTTACCCAGGGATATCACCTCGTCCTGACAAGGGGGCCGGGGGAAGCGAAGCGTCCACACCCGTAACGGTATCGTGTCTGCGAAAGGATGGAATCTCGATGGCAATTGGCCTGCTTTTGCTGCTCGAACTTCCTTGGGGCGTGTCGACTGATGGACCTGCCACATCGGCGGAGAAACGGGCCTCGGAGTTGATATCTGTACAGGCAAGTAGTCAGCATGATGCAAGTGATCTCGTGGCTGGTGAGTGACAAAGCTTGACTGGAATGCTATGTATGACGCagtggggggggggcatcATGGAACAACCATTGCAACATCAACGGGGAGTTTCAATCGAGACGGCTCGGGAGCCGCCGAAGCTGGCCGCTCCGGCTTTAAGCCTGTAGCGGGACGCCCGGTCCGCTGCAGAAAGTCTATTGCCCCCCAACTAGACGGCCAAAGAACCAGGAAGGGGTTAAGCCGATGCAACCGACCCATGTCTCACTGGAGAGTAGCGTTTGACGGCACCCACGCCGCTGTGAATGCAAGCCACGCCATCCGAAGCCGCCCAGTCAGAGATGTCGACTGTGCAACCCCGGATCTGCTCGTCGGCATTCCAGCATCATGGATCGAGGGGAAATTGGGAATTCGACCCAGGGAGAGGGCATGGGCTGTGTCGGGGTTGAATAGCTGCCGGCCGTTCACTTGTCGGGTGAAAAATGTCGAGGCAGTCACTGGAGGACAAGGCGAGCTAAGGTATACGTACCGGCAGTCTTGTCAAGGGAAGCCGTGAAGTTGGATGTAACACTTCGAGTGGGCGGGTTCTCGGTAGCTGGCGAGAAGGCAAACTGATCTTCGGAGCTCGATGATGCGCGAGAGCAGAGGGATGCTTCTGACGAGTCTGAGGAGGTCCGTCGATGCATGGCCTGCCGCCTCAGCTGTAGAGGCAGCCTCCACGACCGGTCTGTCACAGATCGCTTCATGGcgatggatgatgagagtgaACCTTGCTGGAGATTGGTGTCGTCGATCGTTCGAGATAGAGGGTCAAGTTTGCACTATTGGAGGGGCTGTGTGGTGATAACACCGGGGACAGGTTTGTTAGCAAGAGAGATTCTGACTTTCTGTTGCCACACACGTTCGTCCGACGT
It contains:
- a CDS encoding uncharacterized protein (EggNog:ENOG503NUXY; COG:S), with the translated sequence MGWKDNINQRVAASSVGYWFQLEGSGHPKERKGSQFLTEFRAGLATFFAMAYIIAVNANIVADSGGTCVCSNGPNSADPYCKISNTSSPLFNLDYQLCKTEIKKDLITATAATSAMGTFFMGLLANLPVGIAPGMGLNAYFAYTVVGFNGENSVPFQTALTAIFIEGFIFFALALLGMRQWLARAIPRCIKLATSVGIGLFLTIIGLTYAQGIGLVLPGQAVPIQLAGCLEADIADGKCPDGVKMRSPMMWIGIFCGGVFTAMLMLYRVKGAIIAGIILVSIISWPRGTPVTYFPYTELGTNNFNFFKKVVDFHPIQNVLNVVDFNISGADGGAFGLALITFLYVDILDTTGTLYSMARYANLVDPVTQDFEGSTIAYMVDSITIVIGAILGTPPVTAFVESGAGIGEGGKTGLTAMWTGLCFFISIFFAPIFASIPPWATGCVLVLVGSMMVQAVVDINWKYIGDAVPAFICIAIMPFTYSIADGLIAGICLYILINSLVWIIAKASGGRIVPPNFEEKEPWSWNQTGGVIPPWMKRLASGKKDFWRKEHEIPGSPASTEGVTEKIEGKDAGSDKGGVNEVVGEGKPEKVA
- a CDS encoding uncharacterized protein (EggNog:ENOG503NXGY; COG:J), encoding MVSAHADGCTMKEGHKAATAEPKAKEEQSQGHQPGAPWRPAHHRRLGPVRASRAEMDFAPCSTSACHLTVPRAKGRRCRSGCCPGRSTHTSTIDTNSAECQAWTESLLLQNHPAAKRHLGARVIISTQEPTIYHPKTVGLCASV
- a CDS encoding uncharacterized protein (EggNog:ENOG503P8RS); the encoded protein is MKRSVTDRSWRLPLQLRRQAMHRRTSSDSSEASLCSRASSSSEDQFAFSPATENPPTRSVTSNFTASLDKTADINSEARFSADVAGPSVDTPQGSSSSKSRPIAIEIPSFRRHDTVTGVDASLPPAPLSGRGDIPGGYFPLHEDPQSRVTIPHPFHNDADMARQYSWQKAAESTTNRAASPLSMSVSTSIRNETDHFPFSERSKTTALTAHVPATSYIPTGHHDAIALPLGKYYPTNWERRHGRSSQQQRPSTPAKPASSAGHESPGQKLRREQGHARSGSEVRRRIQQYQRDMVAQATMAARSVVANGAALPAAVGGPDGFLVASQLRTKPKSPRLAPLGSPGPVTPMSLEGEDSGYLTLGRPMTGADAERQAAELEKAMRADEARRNNSHSSLGALSV